The Phacochoerus africanus isolate WHEZ1 chromosome 3, ROS_Pafr_v1, whole genome shotgun sequence genome window below encodes:
- the SRSF6 gene encoding serine/arginine-rich splicing factor 6 has protein sequence MPRVYIGRLSYNVREKDIQRFFSGYGRLLEIDLKNGYGFVEFEDSRDADDAVYELNGKELCGERVIVEHARGPRRDRDGYSYGSRSGGGGYSSRRTSGRDKYGPPVRTEFRLIVENLSSRCSWQDLKDFMRQAGEVTYADAHKERTNEGVIEFRSYSDMKRALDKLDGTEINGRNIRLIEDKPRTSHRRSYSGSRSRSRSRRRSRSRSRRSSRSRSRSISKSRSRSRSRSKGRSRSRSKGRKSRSKSKSKAKSDRGSRSRSRSRSKDEYEKSRSRSRSRSRSPKENGKGDVKSKSRSRSQSRSHSPLPAPPSKARSVSPPPKRASRSRSRSRSKSRSRSRSSSRD, from the exons ATGCCGCGCGTCTACATAGGACGCCTGAGCTACAACGTCCGGGAGAAGGACATCCAGCGCTTTTTCAGCGGCTATGGCCGCCTTCTCGAAATTGACCTTAAAAATGG GTACGGCTTCGTGGAGTTCGAGGACTCCCGCGACGCCGACGACGCCGTTTACGAGCTGAACGGCAAGGAGCTCTGCGGCGAGCGCGTGATCGTGGAGCACGCCCGGGGCCCGCGCCGCGATCGCGACGGCTACAGCTACGGAAGCCGCA GTGGTGGAGGTGGATACAGCAGTCGGAGAACCTCTGGCAGAGACAAATACGGACCACCTGTACGCACAGAATTCAGGCTTATTGTAGAAAATCTTTCTAGTCGTTGCAGTTGGCAGGATTTAAAG GATTTCATGAGGCAAGCAGGTGAAGTAACCTATGCGGATGCTCACAAAGAACGCACAAACGAAGGCGTCATTGAGTTTCGCTCCTACTCTGACATGAAGCGTGCTTTAGATAAGCTGGATGGTACAGAAATCAATGGGAGAAATATCAGACTCATTGAAGATAAACCACGAACAAGCCATAGGCGGTCTTACTCTGGAAGCAGATCAAG GTCACGATCTAGAAGAAGGTCACGAAGTAGGAGTCGTAGGAGTAGCCGCAGTAGATCTCGAAGTATCTCGAAAAGTCGCTCCCG ATCCAGGTCTCGGAGCAAAGGTCGATCACGTTCCCGTTCAAAGGGCAGAAAATCTAGATCAAAGAGCAAGTCTAAGGCCAAGTCTGATCGGGGATCCCGTTCACGCTCTCGAAGCAGATCAAAGGATGAGTATGAGAAATCTCGAAGCAGGTCTCGTTCTCGATCTCGTTCccccaaagaaaatggaaaaggtgaTGTAAAGTCAAAATCTAGATCAAGGAGCCAGTCTCGTTCCCATTCACCCCTACCTGCTCCACCCTCAAAGGCCCGTTCTGTGTCTCCTCCACCAAAAAGAGCTTCAAGATCCCGTTCTCGATCTCGTTCAAAGTCGAGGTCACGATCCAGATCGAGTTCCAGGGATTAA